In Atopobium sp. oral taxon 416, the genomic stretch GAGGCTTTTTTCGACCCAGGTACCGCTGTGTGAGATGCCATGAAGTGAACAGAAGCGATGCGGTGGGATAAACAGGAACTGCCCGGGGTATAGAGAGAACAATCAACTGATGCCCCACATCTTCTCTCTCATGCAGTAGAAGATGGAGACCAATTTTAAGGGGGACTCAACCCAATGTTTGAAAAGTTTACTGGCAAGGCCCGCAAGGTCATATCCTTAGCCCAGGATGAGGCGCGAAACCTCGACCAGATGTATGTGGGCACGGAGCACCTTTTGCTGGCCCTCATCAAGGAAGGCGACGGTATCGCCGCCGAGGCCTTGAAGAATCTCGATGTGACCTATGACCAGACCCTTGAGGCGATCAAAGAGATCACCCGGGATGGCACCGAGCCAATCCCCGGTGGCCATATCCCGTTCACCCCACGCGCCAAGCGCGTGCTCGAGGGCGCGTATCGGGAGATGATGACGCATAGCGCCTCCTACATCGACACCCAGCATCTGCTTTTGGGCATCGTCGATGAGGGCAACGGTGTCGCTATGGAGGCCCTCTCCCGCATGGGTGTCTCCGGTGACGCGGTGCGCAACGCGGTGGACGAACTGACGCAGGACGAGGTACAGCCCCAGCAGCCGGGGTCGCAGGGTATCCCCAACATGGGTGCCGAGATGTTCAGCGGGATGGGACAGCCTCAGCAGCAACAGCAGGAAGGCTCCATGCTCAAGGAGTATGGCCGCAACCTGACTGAGCTTGCGAGCGAAGGCAAGCTTGATCCGGTGATAGGTCGCGACCGCGAGATCGAGCGCATCATGCAGGTACTTGCCCGCCGTCAGAAGAACAACCCGATGATCCTGGGTGATCCGGGCGTCGGCAAGACCGCAATCGTCGAGGGCTTGGCGCAGCTGATCGTCGCCGGCAACGTGCCGGATATCCTGCGCAACAAACAGATCTGGACGCTTGATGTCGCAGCCCTCGTCGCAGGCTCTAAGTACCGTGGCGAGTTTGAGGACCGCCTCAAGAAGGTTATCAACGAAGTTCGTGACTCCAAGAAGGACATCCTCTTTATCGATGAGATCCACACGATCATCGGCGCCGGCTCCGCTGAGGGCTCAATCGATGCTGCTTCCATCCTGAAGCCGCCTCTGTCCCGGGGCGAGATTCAGGTGATCGGTGCGACGACTGCTGACGAGTACCGCAAGCACATCGAGAAGGACTCCGCGTTTGAGCGCAGGTTCCAGCCGGTGTATGTGGGCGAACCGACCGAGGAGGATACCTTCAAAATCCTCAAGGGCCTGCAGAGCCGCTATGAGAAGCACCACCATGTAAAGTACACCGACGATGCGCTGCGCAGCGCTGTGTCGCTCTCAGTCCGCTACATCCAGGATCGCTTCCTGCCGGATAAGGCCATCGACGTTATCGACGAAGCAGGCGCGCGTACCCGCGTGAGAAAGATGACGACGCCGCCTGACATCGCAAAGGTGGACGAAGAGCTCACCCACGTGAAGCAGGAGAAGGACAAGGCTGCTGCTGCGCAGGAGTACGAGGAGGCCGCGCGCTACCGTGACCAGGAGAAAGAGCTCACTGACAAGCGCAAGAAGCTCGAGGGGACCTGGCACAAGAAGATCAACGAGCACGTGACGACCATCACGCCTACCGCTATCGCAGATGTCGTGTCTTCGATCACCGCTGTCCCGGTGTCCAACCTGACCGAGGCGGAAGCCTCCAAGCTGCTGCGCTGCGAGGAAGCATTGCATCAGCGTGTCATCGGCCAGGACGAGGCGGTCTCCGCGGTGGCCCGCGCCATCAGAAGAAGCCGCTCTCCGCTCAAGGACCCGCACCGTCCGGGTGGTTCCTTCATCTTTCTGGGACCCTCCGGCGTCGGCAAGACCGAGCTTGCGAAGGCACTCGCAGAGTTCCTGTTCGGCTCTGAGGATGCCCTGATCAGCTTTGACATGTCTGAGTTTATGGAGAAGCATGAGGTCTCGAAACTTGTGGGCGCTCCCCCTGGCTATGTGGGCTACGACGAGGGTGGCGAGCTCACCAAGGTAGTGAGACGTCGTCCGTACTCGGTCGTGCTGTTCGATGAGATCGAGAAGGCACACCCTGACATCTTCAATATCCTGCTCCAGATTCTGGATGAAGGACGTCTGACGGATGGGCAGGGCCGTACCGTCGACTTCTCCAACGCTGTCATCATCATGACCTCTAACATCGGCGCGCGCGATATCGCACAGACCACGACGATGGGCTTCACTGGTGGCTCTGACGGGCTCTCCGACAAGGAGATCAACTCCCATGTCATGAGCGAGCTCAAGCGCCTCTTCCGCCCGGAGTTCCTGAATCGTGTCGACGAGATCGTCGTGTTCAAGTCTCTGAACCAGAAGCAGCTGCGCGGCATCGTTGACCTTATGATCAACGGCCTGCGTGATCGCCTCATCGCTAACGGTATGTCCATCGAGCTCACCG encodes the following:
- a CDS encoding ATP-dependent Clp protease ATP-binding subunit, giving the protein MFEKFTGKARKVISLAQDEARNLDQMYVGTEHLLLALIKEGDGIAAEALKNLDVTYDQTLEAIKEITRDGTEPIPGGHIPFTPRAKRVLEGAYREMMTHSASYIDTQHLLLGIVDEGNGVAMEALSRMGVSGDAVRNAVDELTQDEVQPQQPGSQGIPNMGAEMFSGMGQPQQQQQEGSMLKEYGRNLTELASEGKLDPVIGRDREIERIMQVLARRQKNNPMILGDPGVGKTAIVEGLAQLIVAGNVPDILRNKQIWTLDVAALVAGSKYRGEFEDRLKKVINEVRDSKKDILFIDEIHTIIGAGSAEGSIDAASILKPPLSRGEIQVIGATTADEYRKHIEKDSAFERRFQPVYVGEPTEEDTFKILKGLQSRYEKHHHVKYTDDALRSAVSLSVRYIQDRFLPDKAIDVIDEAGARTRVRKMTTPPDIAKVDEELTHVKQEKDKAAAAQEYEEAARYRDQEKELTDKRKKLEGTWHKKINEHVTTITPTAIADVVSSITAVPVSNLTEAEASKLLRCEEALHQRVIGQDEAVSAVARAIRRSRSPLKDPHRPGGSFIFLGPSGVGKTELAKALAEFLFGSEDALISFDMSEFMEKHEVSKLVGAPPGYVGYDEGGELTKVVRRRPYSVVLFDEIEKAHPDIFNILLQILDEGRLTDGQGRTVDFSNAVIIMTSNIGARDIAQTTTMGFTGGSDGLSDKEINSHVMSELKRLFRPEFLNRVDEIVVFKSLNQKQLRGIVDLMINGLRDRLIANGMSIELTDAARDLVAERGTDRIYGARPLRRAIQTMIEDPLAEELLQGKWKAGDIVLVDAKDEKLTFTKTTGKIPEPSKHIHMDAPKAHDSWSLPDSTRAVSGGNDGELQTSEQ